A single region of the Streptomyces sp. ITFR-16 genome encodes:
- a CDS encoding GPP34 family phosphoprotein — protein sequence MTQPPAAGPTLPEELLLLALDPQRGRPYCRNRFLEYAMAGAALAELELQGRVTEQRGRIQVVNPLEPPDPLLAALMRSLPPPDKGGRGASAKSWVRRAARQVGGMYLESLVQRGILRRETRRFLGLLPYHRHPVVAKDLAAQARWRYTAAEQAGFPDPRSRALAALVGAVGLTRNAGGGRADRGVMRRVIRESWPAFAVQRNIRQDRANQAGN from the coding sequence GTGACCCAGCCTCCCGCCGCCGGGCCGACGCTGCCCGAGGAACTGCTCCTGCTCGCGCTGGACCCGCAGCGCGGCAGGCCGTACTGCCGCAACCGCTTCCTGGAGTACGCAATGGCCGGGGCGGCCCTCGCGGAGCTGGAGCTCCAGGGCCGCGTCACCGAGCAGCGCGGGCGGATCCAGGTGGTCAACCCGCTGGAGCCGCCGGATCCGCTGCTGGCCGCCCTGATGCGGAGCCTGCCCCCGCCGGACAAGGGCGGGCGCGGCGCCTCGGCCAAGAGCTGGGTGCGGCGCGCCGCACGGCAGGTCGGGGGCATGTATCTGGAGTCCCTGGTGCAGCGGGGCATCCTGCGCCGGGAGACCCGACGCTTCCTCGGCCTCCTGCCCTACCACCGCCATCCGGTGGTGGCCAAGGACCTGGCCGCGCAGGCCCGTTGGCGCTACACCGCCGCCGAGCAGGCGGGCTTCCCCGACCCCCGAAGCCGGGCGCTCGCCGCGCTCGTCGGGGCGGTCGGCCTGACCCGCAACGCCGGGGGCGGCCGGGCCGACCGGGGTGTGATGCGGCGCGTGATCCGGGAGAGCTGGCCGGCCTTCGCGGTGCAGCGCAACATCCGCCAGGACCGGGCGAACCAGGCGGGGAACTAG
- the recQ gene encoding DNA helicase RecQ, with protein MSMTGGTGVTDMTTGVTESEARRTLHRVFGYETFRGEQEAVVDHVVAGGDAVVLMPTGGGKSLCYQIPSLVRRGTGIVISPLIALMQDQVDALRALGVRAGFINSTQDFDERRSMESQFVAGELDLLYLAPERLRLDSTLGLLSRGEISVFAIDEAHCVAQWGHDFRPDYLALSVLGERWPDVPRIALTATATDATHREITQRLGMPDAEHFVASFDRPNIQYRIVGKSDPKKQLLTFLKEEHAGDAGIVYCLSRASTEKTAEYLCRNGIEAVPYHAGLDAGTRAIHQSRFLREEGLVVVATIAFGMGIDKPDVRFVAHLDLPKSVEGYYQETGRAGRDGAPSTAWMAYGLQDVVQQRKLIQGGEGDEAFRRRAAAHLDSMLALCETVQCRRAQLLTYFGQEPTAASCGNCDTCLAPPETWDGTVVSQKLLSTVVRLKRERGQKFGAGQIIDILLGRKTAKVIQFDHDQLSVFGIGEELAEAEWRGVVRQLLAQGLIAVEGEYGTLVLTEESGSVLGREREVLLRKEPKKPTSSRSSARGERKGKAAAAADLPESAVPVFEALRAWRGAQAKELGLPAYVIFHDATLREIATLRPASLTELGGISGLGEKKLATYGEGVLEVLAGLPAEADAGAPAEPPAPRAAAPAGLPAPSAQAAPPAPAAPPADPEFGWDEEPPEYE; from the coding sequence ATGAGCATGACGGGCGGGACAGGCGTGACGGACATGACCACGGGCGTGACGGAGAGCGAGGCGCGGCGGACGCTGCACCGGGTCTTCGGGTACGAGACGTTCCGCGGCGAGCAGGAAGCGGTCGTCGACCATGTGGTGGCCGGCGGGGACGCCGTCGTGCTCATGCCGACCGGTGGCGGGAAGTCCCTCTGCTACCAGATCCCGTCCCTGGTCAGAAGGGGCACGGGCATCGTGATCTCCCCGCTGATCGCCCTGATGCAGGACCAGGTGGACGCCCTGCGGGCGCTCGGTGTGCGGGCCGGTTTCATCAACTCCACGCAGGACTTCGACGAGCGGCGCTCGATGGAGTCCCAGTTCGTCGCCGGCGAGCTCGATCTGCTCTATCTGGCCCCCGAGCGGCTCCGCCTGGACTCCACGCTGGGCCTGCTCTCCCGGGGCGAGATCTCCGTCTTCGCGATTGACGAGGCGCACTGCGTCGCCCAGTGGGGCCACGACTTCCGCCCCGACTACCTGGCCCTGTCCGTGCTGGGCGAACGCTGGCCGGACGTCCCCCGCATCGCCCTGACGGCGACGGCGACGGACGCCACGCACCGCGAGATCACCCAGCGCCTGGGCATGCCCGACGCCGAGCACTTCGTGGCCAGCTTCGACCGGCCCAACATCCAGTACCGCATCGTGGGCAAGTCCGATCCCAAGAAGCAGCTGCTGACCTTCCTCAAGGAGGAGCACGCCGGCGACGCGGGCATCGTCTACTGCCTCTCGCGCGCCTCCACGGAGAAGACCGCCGAGTACCTCTGCCGCAACGGCATCGAGGCCGTCCCGTACCACGCGGGGCTGGACGCGGGCACCCGCGCGATCCACCAGTCCCGCTTCCTGCGCGAGGAGGGGCTCGTCGTCGTCGCGACGATCGCCTTCGGCATGGGCATCGACAAGCCGGACGTCCGCTTCGTCGCCCACCTCGACCTGCCCAAGTCCGTCGAGGGGTACTACCAGGAGACGGGCCGCGCCGGCCGTGACGGAGCCCCGTCCACGGCCTGGATGGCGTACGGCCTCCAGGACGTCGTCCAGCAGCGCAAGCTCATCCAGGGCGGTGAGGGCGACGAGGCGTTCCGCCGCCGGGCCGCCGCGCACCTGGACTCCATGCTGGCGCTCTGCGAGACGGTCCAGTGCCGCCGCGCCCAGTTGCTGACGTACTTCGGCCAGGAGCCCACCGCGGCCTCCTGCGGCAACTGCGACACCTGCCTCGCCCCGCCCGAGACCTGGGACGGCACGGTGGTCTCCCAGAAGCTGCTGTCCACGGTGGTCCGGCTGAAGCGGGAGCGCGGCCAGAAGTTCGGCGCCGGCCAGATCATCGACATCCTGCTCGGCCGCAAGACGGCCAAGGTCATCCAGTTCGACCACGACCAGCTCTCGGTGTTCGGCATCGGCGAGGAGCTGGCCGAGGCGGAGTGGCGCGGCGTGGTCCGCCAGCTGCTGGCCCAGGGCCTGATCGCCGTCGAGGGCGAGTACGGCACGCTGGTGCTCACGGAGGAGAGCGGCTCCGTCCTCGGCCGGGAGCGCGAGGTGCTGCTGCGCAAGGAGCCCAAGAAGCCCACGTCGTCCCGCTCCTCCGCCCGGGGCGAGCGCAAGGGCAAGGCGGCCGCGGCCGCCGACCTCCCCGAGAGCGCCGTCCCGGTCTTCGAGGCCCTGCGCGCCTGGCGCGGCGCCCAGGCCAAGGAGCTGGGCCTCCCGGCGTACGTGATCTTCCACGACGCGACGCTCCGCGAGATCGCGACCCTGCGCCCGGCGTCGCTCACCGAGCTGGGCGGCATCAGCGGCCTCGGCGAGAAGAAGCTGGCGACGTACGGAGAGGGCGTCCTGGAGGTCCTGGCGGGCCTCCCGGCCGAGGCGGACGCCGGGGCCCCCGCAGAGCCCCCAGCGCCCCGGGCAGCGGCCCCGGCCGGCCTTCCCGCTCCGTCCGCCCAGGCCGCGCCACCGGCCCCCGCCGCCCCGCCCGCCGACCCGGAGTTCGGCTGGGACGAGGAGCCGCCGGAGTACGAGTGA
- the nuoN gene encoding NADH-quinone oxidoreductase subunit NuoN produces MSATAVHSLWTMAGGVTSAAPDEKFKAPVIEYAQLTPVLIVIGVAVLGVLVEAFVPRRARYYTQVFLTVVALVAAFAAVIGLAAGGYGTTKAHIAAMGAIAVDGPALFLQGTILLTSLVAVFTFAERRLDPESHGNRVDSFAAQAASVPGSDSEKAAVRAGFTTTEVFPLVLFSVAGMLVFPAANDLLTLFVALEVFSLPLYLLCAVARRKRLMSQEAAVKYFLLGAFSSAFLLFGIALLYGYAGSVSYARIAAVVDGSVQQIDPALADTMGNDVLLLIGGAMILTGLLFKVGAVPFHMWTPDVYQGAPTPVTGFMAAATKVAAFGALLRLLYVVLPGLTWDLRPVMWGIAIVTMVGGAVVAITQTDIKRLLAYSSIAHAGFILAGVIAATPQGISSVLFYLGTYSFVTVGAFAVVTLVRDAGGEATHLSKWAGLGRRSPLVAAVFAVFLLAFAGIPLTSGFSGKFAVFKAAAEGGAGGLVVVGVISSAIAAFFYIRVIVLMFFSEPKADGPTVAVPSPLTMTTIAVGVAVTLVLGLAPQYFLDLASQAGVFVR; encoded by the coding sequence GTGAGCGCAACAGCTGTCCACAGCCTGTGGACAATGGCGGGCGGGGTGACATCCGCCGCCCCGGACGAGAAGTTCAAGGCGCCGGTCATCGAGTACGCCCAGCTGACCCCGGTCCTCATCGTGATCGGTGTCGCCGTCCTGGGCGTGCTCGTCGAGGCCTTCGTGCCGCGCCGGGCCCGCTACTACACGCAGGTCTTCCTGACCGTCGTCGCCCTGGTCGCCGCGTTCGCCGCGGTGATCGGCCTGGCGGCCGGCGGATACGGTACGACAAAGGCGCACATCGCCGCGATGGGCGCCATCGCCGTCGACGGACCGGCCCTGTTCCTCCAGGGCACGATCCTGCTGACGTCGCTGGTCGCCGTCTTCACCTTCGCCGAGCGGCGGCTCGACCCCGAGTCGCACGGCAACCGCGTCGACTCGTTCGCCGCGCAGGCCGCATCGGTGCCCGGCAGCGACAGCGAGAAGGCCGCCGTCCGGGCCGGGTTCACCACCACCGAGGTCTTTCCGCTGGTCCTGTTCTCGGTGGCCGGCATGCTGGTCTTCCCGGCGGCCAACGATCTGCTGACGCTCTTCGTGGCCCTGGAGGTCTTCTCGCTCCCGCTCTACCTCCTGTGCGCCGTCGCCCGCCGCAAGCGGCTGATGTCGCAGGAGGCCGCGGTGAAGTACTTCCTGCTCGGCGCCTTCTCCTCGGCGTTCCTGCTCTTCGGGATCGCCCTGCTCTACGGCTACGCGGGCTCCGTCTCGTACGCGAGGATCGCCGCCGTCGTCGACGGGTCCGTCCAGCAGATCGACCCCGCGCTCGCCGACACCATGGGCAACGACGTGCTGCTGCTCATCGGCGGCGCGATGATCCTGACCGGCCTGCTCTTCAAGGTCGGCGCCGTCCCGTTCCACATGTGGACCCCGGACGTCTACCAGGGCGCCCCGACCCCGGTCACCGGCTTCATGGCCGCGGCCACGAAGGTCGCCGCGTTCGGCGCGCTGCTGCGCCTGCTGTACGTGGTGCTGCCGGGCCTCACCTGGGACCTGCGGCCGGTCATGTGGGGCATCGCGATCGTCACGATGGTGGGCGGCGCGGTCGTCGCCATCACCCAGACCGACATCAAGCGGCTGCTGGCCTACTCCTCGATCGCGCACGCCGGATTCATCCTCGCCGGTGTCATCGCGGCCACCCCGCAGGGCATCTCCTCGGTGCTCTTCTACCTCGGGACGTACTCCTTCGTGACGGTCGGCGCCTTCGCCGTCGTCACGCTGGTGCGGGACGCGGGCGGCGAGGCCACGCACCTGTCGAAGTGGGCCGGGCTGGGCCGGCGCTCGCCGCTGGTCGCCGCGGTCTTCGCGGTGTTCCTGCTGGCCTTCGCCGGTATTCCGCTGACCTCGGGCTTCTCCGGGAAGTTCGCGGTGTTCAAGGCGGCGGCCGAGGGCGGCGCGGGAGGCCTGGTCGTCGTCGGTGTGATCTCCTCGGCGATCGCCGCGTTCTTCTACATCCGGGTCATCGTGCTGATGTTCTTCAGCGAGCCGAAGGCGGACGGCCCCACGGTCGCCGTCCCGTCCCCGCTGACGATGACCACCATCGCGGTCGGTGTCGCGGTGACGCTGGTGCTGGGCCTGGCCCCGCAGTACTTCCTGGACCTGGCGAGCCAGGCGGGAGTGTTCGTGCGGTAG
- a CDS encoding NADH-quinone oxidoreductase subunit M codes for MSFPLLTATAALPAIGAIATAAVPAARRTAAKWLALAFSLATLVLAGIALARFEPGGSRFQLTESHAWIKDFGVRYELGVDGIGLALMALTALLIPFVILAGWHDADPLETNSSRWRPTQGFFALILMVEAMVILSFEATDVFLFYILFEAMLIPMYFLIGGFGDRAHAGSDENAAAQRSYAAVKFLLYNLVGGLIMLAAVIGLYVVAGTFSLSEIAEARANGTFSMATGTERWLFLGFFFAFAVKAPLWPLHTWLPNAMGEATTPVAVLITAVVDKVGTFAMLRFCLQLFPEASKWATPVVLVLALISIVYGALLAVGQRDIKRLIAYASISHFGFIILGIFAMTSQGQSGATLYMVNHGISTAALMLVAGFLITRRGSRLIADYGGVQKVAPVLAGTFLIGGLATLSLPGLAPFVSEFLVLVGAFAAYPVVGIIATTGIVLAAIYVLVLYQRTMTGPVKAEVQGMADLKVRELAVVVPLIALLIFLGVYPKPLTDIVNPAVRHTMSDVQKKDPQPEVEAAK; via the coding sequence ATGTCCTTTCCCCTCCTGACAGCGACGGCGGCGCTCCCGGCGATCGGCGCGATCGCCACCGCCGCGGTCCCGGCCGCCCGGCGCACCGCCGCCAAATGGCTGGCGCTGGCCTTCTCGCTGGCCACGCTGGTCCTGGCGGGCATCGCGCTCGCCCGCTTCGAGCCCGGCGGCAGCCGCTTCCAGCTCACCGAATCGCACGCCTGGATCAAGGACTTCGGCGTGCGGTACGAGCTGGGGGTGGACGGCATCGGGCTGGCGCTCATGGCGCTCACCGCCCTGCTGATCCCCTTCGTCATCCTGGCCGGCTGGCACGACGCCGACCCCCTGGAGACGAACTCCTCGCGCTGGCGGCCCACCCAGGGCTTCTTCGCCCTGATCCTGATGGTCGAAGCGATGGTGATCCTCTCCTTCGAGGCCACCGACGTCTTCCTCTTCTACATCCTCTTCGAAGCCATGCTCATCCCGATGTACTTCCTCATCGGCGGCTTCGGGGACCGGGCGCACGCCGGCAGCGACGAGAACGCGGCGGCCCAACGCTCGTACGCGGCCGTCAAGTTCCTCCTGTACAACCTGGTCGGCGGGCTCATCATGCTGGCCGCGGTGATCGGGCTCTACGTGGTCGCGGGGACGTTCTCGCTCTCCGAGATCGCCGAGGCCCGGGCCAACGGCACGTTCTCCATGGCGACCGGCACCGAGCGCTGGCTGTTCCTCGGGTTCTTCTTCGCCTTCGCGGTGAAGGCCCCGCTGTGGCCGCTGCACACCTGGCTGCCCAACGCGATGGGGGAGGCGACCACCCCGGTCGCCGTGCTGATCACCGCCGTCGTCGACAAGGTCGGCACCTTCGCGATGCTGCGCTTCTGCCTCCAGCTCTTCCCGGAGGCCAGCAAGTGGGCCACCCCGGTGGTCCTGGTCCTGGCGCTGATCAGCATCGTCTACGGGGCGCTGCTCGCCGTCGGCCAGCGCGACATCAAGCGGCTCATCGCCTACGCGTCGATCTCGCACTTCGGCTTCATCATCCTGGGCATCTTCGCGATGACCAGCCAGGGCCAGTCGGGCGCGACGCTGTACATGGTCAACCACGGCATCTCGACGGCCGCGCTGATGCTGGTGGCGGGCTTCCTGATCACCCGGCGCGGCTCCCGGCTCATCGCCGACTACGGGGGAGTGCAGAAGGTGGCCCCGGTGCTGGCCGGCACCTTCCTGATCGGCGGTCTGGCCACGCTGTCGCTGCCCGGACTCGCCCCGTTCGTCAGTGAGTTCCTGGTCCTGGTCGGCGCGTTCGCCGCGTATCCGGTGGTCGGCATCATCGCCACCACCGGGATCGTGCTCGCCGCGATCTACGTCCTCGTCCTCTACCAGCGGACGATGACGGGCCCGGTCAAGGCCGAGGTGCAGGGCATGGCGGACCTCAAGGTCCGTGAGCTCGCGGTGGTCGTCCCGCTGATCGCTCTGCTGATCTTCCTGGGCGTCTACCCGAAGCCGCTGACGGACATCGTCAACCCGGCGGTGCGCCACACCATGTCGGACGTACAGAAGAAGGACCCCCAGCCCGAGGTGGAGGCCGCCAAGTGA
- the nuoL gene encoding NADH-quinone oxidoreductase subunit L yields the protein MNAENLIALLVAAPLLGAAVLLCGGRRLDRAGHWLGTVLAAASFVVAVVLFTDMLGKGAEDRALHQKLFSWIPVEGFQADVAFQLDQLSMTFVLLITGVGTLIHIYSIGYMEHDERRRRFFGYLNLFLAAMLILVIADNYLLLYVGWEGVGLASYLLIGFWQHKPSAATAAKKAFLVNRVGDMGLSIAIMLMFTTFGTFAFGPVLEATGGTSEGKLTAIGLMLLLAACGKSAQVPLQSWLGDAMEGPTPVSALIHAATMVTAGVYLIVRSGAIFNAAPDAQLVVVVVGAVTLIFGAIVGCAKDDIKKALAGSTMSQIGYMILAAGLGPIGYVFAIMHLVTHGFFKAGLFLGAGSVMHGMNDEVDMRKFGGLRKYMPVTFVTFGLGYLAIIGFPGLSGFFSKDKIIEAAFAKGGTEGWILGAVTLLGAAITAFYMTRVMLLTFFGEKRWQPDAEGHEPHPHESPKSMTIPMIVLAFGSVFAGGFFSIGDRFLHWLEPVTGHSHGDAPVSATTVTAATMVVLVIGVAVAWLMYGRRPVPAVAPRGSLLTRAARRDLLQDDFNHVVLVRGGEHLTRSLVYVDHTLVDGVVNGTAASMGGLSGRLRKLQNGYARSYAVSMFGGTAVLIAATLLMRAV from the coding sequence ATGAACGCAGAGAACCTGATTGCGCTGCTCGTCGCGGCGCCCCTGCTCGGAGCGGCGGTGCTGCTCTGCGGCGGCCGGCGGCTCGACCGCGCGGGCCACTGGCTCGGCACCGTGCTCGCCGCCGCCTCGTTCGTCGTCGCCGTGGTGCTCTTCACCGACATGCTCGGGAAGGGCGCCGAGGACCGCGCGCTGCACCAGAAGCTGTTCAGCTGGATCCCGGTCGAGGGCTTCCAGGCCGATGTGGCCTTCCAGCTCGACCAGCTGTCGATGACGTTCGTCCTGCTGATCACGGGTGTGGGCACGCTGATCCACATCTACTCGATCGGCTACATGGAGCACGACGAGCGCCGGCGCCGCTTCTTCGGCTATCTGAACCTGTTCCTCGCGGCGATGCTGATCCTGGTCATCGCCGACAACTACCTGCTGCTGTACGTCGGGTGGGAGGGCGTCGGTCTGGCGTCGTACCTGCTCATCGGCTTCTGGCAGCACAAGCCCAGCGCGGCCACCGCCGCCAAGAAGGCGTTCCTGGTCAACCGGGTCGGCGACATGGGCCTGTCGATCGCGATCATGCTGATGTTCACCACCTTCGGCACCTTCGCGTTCGGCCCGGTCCTGGAGGCCACCGGCGGGACGAGCGAGGGCAAGCTGACGGCGATCGGCCTGATGCTGCTGCTCGCCGCGTGCGGCAAGTCCGCCCAGGTCCCGCTGCAGTCCTGGCTGGGTGACGCGATGGAGGGCCCGACCCCGGTCTCGGCCCTGATCCACGCCGCCACCATGGTCACCGCGGGCGTCTACCTGATCGTCCGGTCCGGCGCGATCTTCAACGCCGCCCCGGACGCCCAGCTGGTCGTCGTGGTCGTCGGAGCGGTCACGCTGATCTTCGGTGCGATCGTCGGTTGCGCCAAGGACGACATCAAGAAGGCCCTCGCCGGGTCGACGATGTCGCAGATCGGCTACATGATCCTGGCCGCCGGGCTCGGCCCCATCGGCTACGTCTTCGCGATCATGCACCTGGTGACGCACGGCTTCTTCAAGGCCGGGCTCTTCCTCGGCGCCGGTTCGGTCATGCACGGCATGAACGACGAGGTGGACATGCGGAAGTTCGGCGGCCTGCGGAAGTACATGCCGGTCACCTTCGTCACCTTCGGGCTCGGCTACCTCGCGATCATCGGCTTCCCCGGCCTGTCCGGCTTCTTCTCCAAGGACAAGATCATCGAGGCGGCCTTCGCCAAGGGCGGCACCGAGGGCTGGATCCTCGGCGCGGTCACCCTGCTGGGCGCCGCGATCACCGCGTTCTACATGACGCGCGTGATGCTGCTGACGTTCTTCGGCGAGAAGCGCTGGCAGCCGGACGCGGAGGGACACGAGCCGCATCCGCACGAGTCCCCGAAGTCCATGACCATCCCCATGATCGTCCTGGCCTTCGGCTCGGTGTTCGCCGGCGGGTTCTTCTCCATCGGGGACCGCTTCCTGCACTGGCTGGAGCCCGTCACGGGACACAGCCACGGGGACGCCCCGGTCAGCGCGACCACGGTCACCGCCGCCACCATGGTGGTGCTCGTCATCGGTGTCGCCGTCGCCTGGCTGATGTACGGGCGCAGGCCGGTGCCCGCGGTCGCCCCGCGCGGCTCGCTGCTCACCCGGGCGGCCCGCCGCGACCTCCTCCAGGACGACTTCAACCACGTGGTCCTGGTCCGCGGCGGCGAGCACCTCACCCGCTCCCTGGTCTACGTCGACCACACCCTGGTCGACGGCGTCGTCAACGGCACGGCCGCGTCCATGGGCGGGCTCTCCGGCCGGCTGCGCAAACTGCAGAACGGCTACGCCCGCTCCTACGCGGTCTCGATGTTCGGCGGTACGGCGGTTCTCATCGCCGCGACCCTGCTGATGAGGGCGGTCTGA
- the nuoK gene encoding NADH-quinone oxidoreductase subunit NuoK produces MNPVNYLYLAALLFTIGAAGVLIRRNAIVVFMCVELMLNACNLAFVTFSRMHGNLDGQIIAFFTMVVAAAEVVVGLAIIVSLFRSRHSASVDDASLMKL; encoded by the coding sequence GTGAATCCGGTCAACTACCTCTATCTCGCCGCTCTGTTGTTCACCATCGGCGCGGCCGGGGTCCTGATCAGGCGGAACGCGATCGTGGTGTTCATGTGCGTGGAGCTGATGCTCAACGCCTGCAACCTCGCGTTCGTCACCTTCTCCCGTATGCACGGCAACCTCGACGGCCAGATCATCGCCTTCTTCACGATGGTCGTCGCCGCCGCGGAGGTCGTGGTCGGGCTGGCGATCATCGTGTCGCTGTTCCGTTCCCGTCACTCGGCCTCGGTCGACGACGCCAGCCTGATGAAGCTGTAG